One genomic segment of Stenotrophomonas sp. 704A1 includes these proteins:
- the mauJ gene encoding methylamine utilization protein MauJ — protein sequence MRTPYVPHVFGEEVERKLRSRMGWLSAAVASSIPWPKKDVWIRYAEDDFILRGTENGQQPTAPAVTVPGTSQQIEEGLAKVYRLTSVLGWFLNGYVDVVETIQGSHPMGFGAQMRQAYSEVGQFGDRDFDCNHMPIIESENVRIALAFWREGQRLTRVHDSYAFLSYFKVIESQYQQGADRADWFARHVDLMTGEAGARVAQLREDGMDVGRHLYDSGRNAVAHASFGGGIVDPDIPADRRRIEADLVLMRELAKHYIASELKVPTAWELCRTRNRIEPWEPLINEGALAALKAGGTPEGELGLDGLAVALNLWPDSPMPGLSRLIMRVDAVHEGAARVLLFNDRMTMVFAFVIDFLKGQIHAQLENSGLLQNDEHRPIEEDVREFYTVFHRAMGNAVVELRIEGREPVDCEVVIPVNILPRNPEEAVAEAVEAFRRANAQKPE from the coding sequence GTGCGGACCCCGTATGTGCCCCATGTGTTTGGCGAGGAGGTGGAGCGCAAGCTCCGCAGCCGAATGGGATGGCTGTCCGCTGCGGTGGCGAGTTCCATACCGTGGCCGAAGAAGGACGTGTGGATCCGGTACGCCGAGGACGATTTCATCCTGCGCGGCACCGAGAACGGACAGCAACCCACCGCGCCAGCCGTCACTGTGCCGGGGACCTCACAGCAGATTGAAGAGGGACTGGCCAAGGTCTATCGACTGACCTCCGTTCTGGGGTGGTTCTTGAACGGATACGTGGATGTGGTCGAAACCATCCAGGGCAGCCACCCCATGGGGTTTGGCGCGCAAATGCGGCAGGCCTATTCCGAAGTGGGCCAGTTCGGAGATCGAGATTTTGATTGCAATCATATGCCGATCATCGAGTCGGAGAACGTGCGCATTGCTTTGGCGTTCTGGCGGGAAGGGCAACGCCTGACACGGGTCCACGACAGTTACGCATTCCTGAGCTACTTCAAGGTAATTGAATCGCAATACCAACAGGGCGCCGACCGCGCCGATTGGTTTGCTCGCCACGTGGATCTCATGACGGGCGAGGCTGGAGCCCGAGTGGCCCAACTGCGTGAGGATGGCATGGATGTGGGGCGGCACCTGTATGACAGCGGTCGGAACGCCGTGGCGCATGCATCCTTCGGTGGCGGCATCGTCGATCCGGACATTCCGGCCGATCGCCGGCGGATTGAGGCCGACCTGGTCCTGATGCGAGAACTGGCCAAGCACTACATCGCCAGCGAGTTGAAGGTGCCGACAGCGTGGGAGCTTTGTCGAACCCGCAATCGCATTGAGCCCTGGGAACCGCTGATTAACGAAGGGGCGCTCGCTGCGTTGAAGGCAGGCGGAACCCCCGAAGGAGAGCTTGGTTTGGATGGGTTGGCTGTGGCGCTCAACTTATGGCCGGATAGCCCCATGCCAGGTCTTAGCCGGCTCATCATGAGGGTGGACGCGGTGCATGAAGGGGCCGCCAGAGTGCTCTTGTTCAACGACCGCATGACGATGGTGTTTGCGTTCGTGATTGATTTCCTGAAAGGGCAAATCCACGCGCAACTGGAGAATAGCGGATTGCTGCAGAACGACGAGCACAGGCCAATCGAGGAAGACGTTCGCGAGTTCTACACGGTGTTCCACCGCGCGATGGGAAATGCTGTGGTGGAACTTCGCATTGAAGGACGTGAGCCCGTGGACTGCGAGGTAGTCATCCCTGTGAACATCCTCCCCAGAAATCCTGAGGAAGCGGTGGCAGAAGCCGTCGAGGCGTTCCGTCGGGCGAACGCACAAAAGCCAGAATGA